The following are from one region of the Nicotiana tomentosiformis chromosome 7, ASM39032v3, whole genome shotgun sequence genome:
- the LOC104109181 gene encoding ankyrin repeat domain-containing protein 2B-like yields MSEADKVVPAAKEDEKPGSSESKKSSESASTEALTGETRPTSAAAAGLQNPFDFSAMTGLLNDPSIKELAEQIAKDPSFNQMAEQLQKTFHGAAVEESIPNFDSQQYYSTMQQVMQNPQFMTMAEQLGSALMQDPSMSSMLENLTNPSQKNQIEERMAHIKEDPSLKPILEEIESGGPAAMMRYWNDQDVLKKLGEAMGFAVAGEGATSAGVSGPDETEEANEDESVVHQCASVGDAEGLKNAIATGADKDEEDSEGRTALHFACGYGEVKCAQVLLEAGAKVDALDKNKNTALHYAAGYGRKECVALLLENGAAVTVQNLDGKTPIDVAKLNNQKEVLKLLEKDAFL; encoded by the exons ATGTCTGAG GCAGATAAAGTTGTGCCTGCTGCAAAAGAAG ATGAGAAGCCTGGGTCTTCTGAGAGTAAAAAGTCTTCCGAGTCTGCCTCCACGGAAGCACTAACAGGAGAGACTAGACCAACCTCTGCAGCTGCAGCTGGGCTTCAAAATCCCTTTGATTTCTCAGCCATGACTGGACTGCTTAAT GATCCAAGTATTAAAGAACTAGCTGAGCAGATTGCAAAAGATCCTTCATTTAATCAGATGGCTGAGCAGCTTCAGAAGACTTTTCACGGTGCTGCTGTGGAAGAGAGTATCCCCAACTTTGATAGCCAACAATATTACTCTACAATGCAACAGGTTATGCAAAATCCTCAATTTATGACCATGGCTGAGCAACTTGGTAGTGCATTGATGCAG GATCCATCTATGTCCAGCATGCTTGAGAATTTGACAAACCCGTCACAGAAAAACCAAATTGAAGAACGAATGGCGCACATCAAAGAAGACCCATCACTGAAACCAATTTTGGAAGAGATTGAAAGTGGAGGTCCTGCTGCAATGATGAG GTATTGGAATGATCAAGATGTTCTAAAGAAGCTAGGTGAAGCAATGGGTTTTGCTGTTGCAGGGGAGGGTGCCACCTCGGCTGGAGTTTCTGGGCCAGATGAAACAGAAGAAGCAAATGAAGATGAATCCGTCGTTCACCAGTGTGCCAGTGTGGGAGATGCAGAG GGCTTGAAGAATGCGATAGCAACTGGTGCTGATAAAGATGAAGAAGACTCAGAAGGAAGGACAGCATTGCATTTTGCATGTGGATATGGGGAG GTGAAATGTGCTCAGGTTCTTCTTGAGGCTGGGGCAAAGGTCGACGCTTTGGACAAGAATAAGAATACTGCTTTGCACTATGCTGCTGGATACGGAAGAAAGGAGTGTGTAGCACTGCTGTTAGAGAATGGAGCTGCTGT AACTGTTCAAAACTTGGATGGGAAGACACCAATAGATGTTGCCAAACTCAATAACCAGAAGGAGGTCCTAAAGCTGCTCGAGAAGGATGCATTCTTGTAA